A region from the Ralstonia pickettii genome encodes:
- a CDS encoding aminotransferase-like domain-containing protein: MTGPHTPAAMPGFAAPFANPAGSPIRELFPYLSQPGMISLAGGYPSPSLFDAEGLAHAAGQAMTGDTQALQYGATEGLPVLRTALAALMDARGIQASAEQMMVTTGSQQAFDLLVRVLIEPGDTVLVEVPAYPATLQALRLAQARIVPVPMDEHGLQTDALAGLLNQLPATQRPKLLYTVPNFSNPRGTLLAAQRREALVQLACAHGFWVVEDDPYGELRFDAAEGNDAAMPPTLRAVGDRQAVGGTNPVVYLSSLSKTVAPALRIGWMLADSGLLRRCAIAKQTVDLCTSPLAQTVAARYLESGRYPATVRRTRVEYQRRMQALVQGIATQLDGRVWCAAPAGGMFVWATFAPSIDPQALFDAAVSQQVLYVPGKAFYPDNAQLNTMRLSFAAPEVPQIEQAVQRLAAAVALAMR, translated from the coding sequence ATGACCGGCCCGCACACGCCAGCCGCCATGCCGGGCTTTGCCGCCCCGTTCGCGAACCCTGCCGGCTCGCCCATCCGTGAACTGTTTCCGTACCTCAGCCAGCCGGGGATGATCTCGCTGGCGGGCGGTTATCCGTCGCCCAGCCTGTTCGACGCTGAAGGCCTCGCGCACGCCGCCGGCCAAGCCATGACGGGCGATACGCAGGCCTTGCAGTACGGCGCGACTGAAGGGCTGCCGGTCCTCCGCACAGCCCTCGCTGCGCTGATGGACGCGCGCGGCATCCAGGCCAGCGCCGAGCAGATGATGGTGACCACAGGCTCGCAGCAAGCCTTCGACCTGTTGGTGCGGGTGTTGATCGAACCCGGCGATACGGTGCTGGTGGAAGTGCCGGCCTACCCTGCCACGCTGCAAGCCTTGCGCCTGGCGCAGGCCCGCATCGTGCCCGTACCGATGGACGAACACGGCCTGCAGACCGACGCACTGGCCGGCCTGCTGAATCAACTGCCTGCCACGCAGCGCCCCAAGCTGCTCTACACCGTACCGAATTTTTCCAACCCGCGCGGCACGCTGCTCGCCGCCCAGCGGCGCGAAGCCCTGGTGCAGCTGGCCTGCGCGCACGGCTTCTGGGTGGTGGAAGACGATCCCTACGGCGAGCTGCGCTTCGATGCGGCGGAGGGCAACGACGCCGCCATGCCACCCACGCTGCGCGCGGTGGGCGATCGGCAGGCCGTGGGCGGCACGAACCCGGTGGTGTATCTCTCCAGCCTTTCCAAGACCGTCGCACCTGCGTTGCGGATCGGCTGGATGCTGGCCGACAGCGGCCTCTTGCGCCGCTGCGCCATCGCCAAGCAGACGGTGGATCTGTGTACGTCTCCGCTGGCGCAGACGGTGGCAGCGCGCTATCTGGAAAGCGGCCGCTATCCGGCCACGGTGCGACGCACACGCGTCGAATATCAGCGGCGCATGCAGGCTCTGGTGCAAGGCATCGCCACGCAGCTGGATGGCCGAGTCTGGTGCGCCGCGCCCGCGGGCGGCATGTTTGTCTGGGCCACGTTCGCGCCGTCAATCGACCCGCAAGCGCTCTTTGATGCCGCCGTATCGCAGCAGGTGCTGTATGTGCCCGGCAAGGCGTTCTACCCGGACAACGCGCAGCTCAACACCATGCGCCTGTCGTTTGCCGCGCCCGAGGTGCCGCAGATCGAACAGGCCGTGCAGCGGCTGGCGGCCGCCGTGGCGCTGGCCATGCGTTGA
- a CDS encoding FAD-binding oxidoreductase, whose protein sequence is MTPDNLIPALRDIVGAANVLTGDDCAEYESDWRQRVRRKALCVVRPGCTADAAAVVRACAQAGVSIVPQGGNTGLVEGSVPDASGGQIILSLRRMQTVRAIDAANMTMTVDAGCVLQSLQDVASEAGMLFPLSLGAEGSCTIGGNLATNAGGTQVLRYGNARELCLGLEVVLADGQIWESLHGLRKDNTGYDLRNLFIGSEGTLGIITAATLRLYPQPAAQLTAWAAVPSLQAATALLALSHRHLSAALTGFEVMSQEGLRLVDTHYPHLRVPMWRETMWCVLLEASDSESEAHARAQFEHLLETAMEDGIVTDAIIAENIRQAHDLWHIRESITLAQAAEGPNIKHDVSVPISRIPEFVAQTDAQLQALAPGLRLINFGHLGDGNLHYNVQPPVGVDAAAFVAAHEAAIGDAVYQSVHRFGGSISAEHGIGALKRDHLPHYKAPVALQLMQTIKQALDPQYLLNPGRVLERPPGQMAR, encoded by the coding sequence ATGACGCCCGACAACCTGATTCCGGCCTTGCGCGACATCGTGGGGGCCGCCAACGTTCTGACCGGCGACGACTGCGCCGAATACGAATCCGATTGGCGCCAGCGCGTGCGCCGCAAGGCGCTGTGCGTGGTGCGGCCCGGCTGCACGGCCGACGCCGCTGCGGTCGTGCGCGCGTGCGCACAAGCCGGTGTGTCTATCGTGCCGCAGGGTGGCAATACGGGCCTGGTGGAAGGCTCGGTGCCCGATGCCAGCGGCGGGCAAATCATCCTGAGCCTGCGCCGCATGCAGACCGTGCGCGCCATCGACGCCGCCAACATGACGATGACGGTGGACGCCGGTTGCGTGCTCCAGTCGCTGCAGGACGTGGCAAGCGAGGCCGGGATGCTGTTCCCGTTGAGCCTGGGTGCGGAAGGGAGTTGCACCATCGGCGGCAACCTGGCGACCAATGCGGGCGGCACGCAGGTGCTGCGCTATGGCAATGCGCGCGAGCTGTGCCTGGGGCTGGAAGTCGTGCTGGCCGATGGGCAAATCTGGGAGAGCCTGCACGGCCTGCGCAAGGACAACACCGGTTACGACCTGCGCAATCTGTTCATCGGCAGCGAGGGCACGCTGGGCATCATCACGGCGGCCACGCTACGGCTGTATCCGCAACCGGCCGCGCAATTGACGGCGTGGGCCGCGGTGCCTTCGCTGCAAGCCGCCACGGCATTGCTGGCGTTGTCGCACCGGCATCTGTCTGCGGCGCTCACGGGCTTTGAGGTGATGAGTCAGGAAGGGCTCAGGCTGGTCGACACGCACTATCCGCATCTGCGCGTGCCGATGTGGCGCGAAACGATGTGGTGCGTGCTGCTGGAAGCGTCCGACAGTGAATCCGAAGCGCATGCCCGTGCGCAGTTTGAGCACCTGCTCGAAACCGCGATGGAAGACGGCATCGTGACCGACGCGATCATTGCCGAAAACATCCGGCAAGCGCACGACCTGTGGCACATCCGCGAAAGCATCACCCTGGCCCAGGCCGCCGAAGGGCCCAACATCAAGCACGATGTGTCGGTGCCGATCTCGCGCATCCCCGAGTTCGTGGCGCAGACCGATGCGCAACTGCAGGCGCTCGCGCCCGGGCTGCGGCTCATCAACTTCGGGCATCTGGGCGACGGCAACCTGCACTACAACGTACAGCCGCCGGTTGGGGTGGACGCTGCGGCGTTCGTTGCCGCGCATGAGGCTGCGATTGGCGATGCGGTGTACCAGTCTGTCCACCGCTTTGGCGGTTCGATCTCGGCCGAGCATGGCATCGGCGCGCTCAAGCGCGATCACCTTCCACACTACAAGGCGCCTGTGGCCCTGCAGTTGATGCAGACGATCAAGCAGGCACTCGACCCGCAATATCTGCTGAACCCGGGGCGAGTGCTCGAACGGCCGCCGGGTCAGATGGCGCGATAG